A window from Streptomyces subrutilus encodes these proteins:
- a CDS encoding TetR/AcrR family transcriptional regulator, which yields MPRWESDAQGRLERAALELFETQGFERTSVAQIAGAAGLKERSFYRYFPDKREVLFAGNELEAHLVAQVEAADPGLTPIEALLAALGTAEEIFRPREFLLRRARVIAANPALAERDLIKLAAIADALAPALERRGVEPGKVRFMIDVVLAIHRRAMPRWLAEPDTTLAQLMAQAAAELCEVVAPPAPTIR from the coding sequence ATGCCGCGATGGGAATCTGACGCACAGGGCCGGCTCGAACGCGCGGCGCTCGAGCTGTTCGAGACGCAAGGGTTCGAGCGCACCTCGGTCGCGCAGATCGCAGGCGCCGCCGGGCTGAAGGAGCGCTCCTTCTATCGCTACTTCCCCGACAAGCGGGAAGTCCTCTTCGCCGGCAACGAACTCGAGGCCCATCTCGTCGCCCAGGTCGAGGCAGCCGACCCCGGCCTCACGCCGATCGAGGCGCTGCTGGCCGCGCTGGGAACCGCGGAGGAGATCTTCCGCCCGCGCGAGTTCCTGCTGCGCCGGGCAAGGGTGATCGCCGCCAACCCGGCGCTGGCCGAGCGCGATCTGATCAAGCTCGCCGCCATCGCCGACGCGCTGGCACCGGCGCTTGAGCGCCGCGGCGTCGAGCCCGGAAAAGTACGCTTCATGATCGACGTGGTGCTGGCGATCCACCGGCGCGCCATGCCCCGCTGGCTGGCCGAGCCGGACACCACCCTCGCTCAGCTCATGGCTCAGGCCGCCGCCGAGCTGTGCGAAGTGGTTGCGCCACCAGCTCCAACGATCCGCTGA